ATTCTTGCCGGCGATGTCGCCGCCCGCGAATGCAAAAACATCGGTTTGCGGCGTCGGATGCAGCGTTGCGCCGACGAGGAGGCTTCGTTGGTAGAGCGGCTGGAGCGCGCCGAAAGCCGTATAGGTCGCATCGGGAAGCTGACTCGATGCAAGGCGGCCGACGCCGCGCCCGATCATGCCCGACACTTGAAATTCCAGGAGCTTGGGAATGATTGGGATAATTGCGCCGGCGCCAACGCCGCCTACCCAAACTCGATGATTGCCGAAATAGACGCGCTCGGTCATCTCACGCGCCACCCCGAACGCTTCCAGATGCACAGTACGGTCGCCGAGTGGCGCATCCCATGCGGCCTTGCCGACGAGATCGGGAAGTCGATTGAAGGAATAAGTGTCCAAGGTGTTGAGCGAGCCGCCATTCGTCGCCAGGGCGAGCAGGGCGGGCGCGGGGATTCCGAGATTGTTGGGAAGAAGCGTGGAGACGGGCCCGAATCCAGGGCCCGGCGCGGCGAAGGTGTTGGCCGAGCCTTCCGCGGCCAAGGCCAACCAAAATTGCTTTCCGAAATCCTTGTAAATGCGGATGCCAGGATTTCGATCCCAGACATAGCCGGGCATGTAATTGTGGTCGATCGTCGGCGGCTGCAACGACGTGTCAGGCCGAGTGCCCAGTGAATTCATCGTTACGAGCGACCAGGTCTGACCTGCCGTGAAATGCAGCCCATAATCGTCATTGTCGATGTTGGTGTAGGCTTGGCGAACGCGGAGATTGTACGAATTGCTCTGGTTCGCGTTCGCCGTCTGGGCCGCGCCGAGAAAGTCCGTTTCGAAATAGCCCTGGATATGCGTCGTGGGACTGAGATCGCCGCGCACGAGGAGAGCGGGGCGCGTCGCGCGGGCGCTGAAGTGAAACTCGTCCGTATGTCCGGCCGTCGCGAAGCCATAGGGAATGGCGTTGAAGGGCGTGGCGACGTCGGCGCCGACCCAGTGGTTGCGCCAGACCGACTCGAGCGCCAGAAAGCCGCCGGGAATGATCTCCAGACCCTTGTAGACGAACCTATCTGGGATCCTTGGCATGGCGACGGCGGCGACCGGCGTCAGCGCCGTTTCCCTGACGTTCGCACTGCGGGCATTTACTGTTTCGGCCCGGCGACGCTCCTGCTCATCTCGGTCCTTTTTATCCATGCGGGCTTTAAGTTGCTTCACCTGACCAAGGAGCATTTGCAGCTGCTCCTTGTCCGTCATGGCCATGGCGTGATGTGGCGGCAATAGAGCCAGGACGCCAGCAGCCGTAAGCGAAATTGCGGAACGCTTGACGTCTTTAAGTAAATTGATCCCCGCCTTTGCGCCGCTCCAGAAAGGCTCAGCTCGAAAAAAAACCTTGGCATTCTGGCGCGTCTGCATTGGTGCGTCCTCTACATTTCGCACGCTTGCGTTCTAGCCAAGTTTTTATGCGCAGGTTTTTCCCGAGTTTATCTCTGTACCCTCAAATATTGCTCGTGAGTTTCGCAAAAATGGCCGTCACCCTGTTTCAGGCGGCGGCCATCTTCAATACGCTCGCTGGCGTCGCTCAGCTCATCGTTTCAACGAAAGCGATCAGCCCTTTGAGCAGCGTCGTCGGATCAGGCGGACAGCCGCGAATATGGAGATCGACCGGGACGACATTCGCGACGGCGCCCACGCATGCGTAGCTCTCGCAATAGACGCCGCCGTCAAAGGCGCAGTCGCCGACGGCGATCACCCATTTTGGATCCGGCGTCGCCGCATAGGTTCGCTCAAGCGCTTCGCGCATGTTTTTCGTCACCGGACCGGTGACGAGCAAGACGTCGGCATGGCGCGGCGACGCGACAAAACGCAGGCCGAATCTTTCGAGATCGTAATAGGCGTTGTTGAGCGCGTGGATCTCCAATTCGCAGCCATTGCAGGACCCCGCGTCGACTTCGCGGATCGAAAGACTTCGGCCCAGTTTTTGGCGCGCGGTGCGCCCTAGCGTGTAGCCAAGTTCCGCGATCGACGTCGGATTCGGAATGGGGGCCTGTTCGGTCAGAGCGCGGCGGAGCAGGCCCTGAAGCAAGAATTTCTGCATCGCGCGCGTGTCCTAGAGATCATGCCCCGAGTAGGAACAGTTGAAGGATTTGTTGCAGAGGGGGAAGTCGGCGACGATGTTGTCCTTGATCGCCGCTTCGAGCAGCGGCCACTGGAACCAGGAGGGATCGCGCAAATGACAGCGCTGCACCACGCCGTCAGCGCGAATGCGCAGCCAGACAAAGATATCGCCGCGGAATCCTTCGACGAGCGCTGCGCCTTCGCGCGTCCAGTCTTCCGGCAGCGCCCAGGCGGCGATGATCGGTCCCTGCGGCATTTCGTCGAGGATCTGTCTGACGATTTTGAGCGAGGCTCTGATTTCGTCGAACCGGACCCAGACGCGCGCATCGACGTCGCCTTCCTTCGAAGCGCCGATCTCGAACGTCAGCTGCGGATAGGGGGCGTAACCGATCGCCTTGCGCGCGTCGAACTCCCGGCCCGAGGCGCGTCCGACATAGCCCCCGCACGCATATTGCTTGGCGAGCTCTTCGCTGACGACGCCGGTTCCGACGGTCCGATCCTGCAGCGACGTCGTGTCGCCAAAGAGCGCGATGAACCGGGGAGTCATCAGCTCGATCCACTCGATCAGCGTGAAGAGCGCCTTGACGTTCTCTCGCTCCAGATCGACGACGACGCCTCCCGGCGCGATGCGATCCATCATCAGGCGGTGTCCGAAGCAAGTTGCCGCTGCTCTCAGAATGCGTTCGCGGACGATGCCGCACTGCGCATGCATCAATGCGAAGGCCGCGTCGTTGCAGATCGCGCCGATATCGCCGAAATGATTGGCGAGGCGTTCCAGTTCGGCCATCAGCGCGCGCAGATATATCGCGCGCGGCGGAACATTGACGTCGAACGCCGCCTCGACCGCCTGCGAAAAGGCGAGGCCATAGGCGACAGTGCTGTCGCCGGAAATGCGCGCCGCGAGACGCGCGGCGCGCTCGATCGAGGCGCCCGCCATCAGTTGATCGACGCCCTTGTGCACGAAGCCAAACCGCTCCTCAAGCCGCACGACGGTTTCGCCATTGGCCGAGAAGCGGAAGTGACCCGGCTCGATAATGCCGGCGTGCACGGGTCCGACCGGTATCTGGTGGAGCGGTTCGCCTTCCGCGGGAAGGAACATGTAGCTGTCACTGGCGGAGTCGATCTTCTCGGGGTCGTTGCAAGGATGACGCACGCCCCAGCGGCCATGATCGAGCCAGGGCCGCTCGTCGGGCGCGTTTTCGGCCCTCAGCCCATAAAGATCGCGGATCGCGCGCTCGAGCCTCGACGCCGGCGGATGCAATCGCCCGACGGATGGAAAGGAGCCTTCAGGGCACTCCAATGTGATGATGCGCAGGCGCGGCTCCCGCTCTTCGAGCACCGCCATGTGAACGCTCGCAGGTTCGCCCCACAGGCTGAGGAGCTCGCGATCGCCTCTCGCAAGACTTTCGGCGAAAGCGAGCCAACCAGCTCTGTCGACGATCTCACGCGGCCAGGGCAGACACGTCGGCGGCGACGGCTGGGCCTCTATCTGTTTGCTGGCGAAGTTCATCTTTTCATCCTTTGAACTCAACCCAAGAGCCGCGCGACGTTCTGGAACCAGGTTACGACGTGAGAGGGAAGGTAGATTCCCGCCAGCAGCACAAGTGAGAGATGCGCGTAGACAGGCCACATCGAAGCCTTCACCTCGCCTTGGTCGCGGCTCGGCTCGCCGAACGCCATTCCGGTGAGTCGCAACAGCAACGCGCCAAAGGCCAGCAGGAGGCCGAAGACCAGTGGAATAGCGAGGAGGGGCTGGCGCGCGAAGGTCGAACTCACGACGAGAAATTCGCTCATGAAGATGCCAAGCGGCGGCAGACCGATGATTGCGACGACGCCAGCGACGAGGGACCAGCCGAGCGCCGGTTGGCTTTGCGTCAGCCCTCTGATGTCGGCGATTCTCTGCGTGCCCTTGACCTGCGCGATGTGGCCGACCGAGAAGAAGATCGCGGACTTCGTCAGGCTGTGCATCGTCATGTGCAGCAGACCGGCGAAGTTGGCGAGCGGTCCGCCCATGCCGAAGGCGAAGGCGATAATGCCCATGTGCTCGATGGAGGAGTAGGCGAACAGCCGCTTGATGTCGCCACGGCGGTAAAGCATGAAGGCCGCCATGATGAGAGATGCAAGGCCGAGCGTGATCATCAGCGGGCCCGGCGTAATCGCCGCCGCATTCGCCGTCAGCAGCATCTTGAACCGCAGCACCGCGTAAAGCGCGACGTTGAGAAGGAGGCCGGACAAGACCGCCGAGATCGGCGTCGGGCCTTCCGCATGCGCATCCGGAAGCCAGGCGTGCATCGGCGCGAGGCCGACCTTGGTGCCGTAGCCGAGCATCAGAAACACGAAGGCGACGTTGAGCATCCGGGGATTGAACTGCGGCGCTTGCTGCATCAGCGTCGTCCAGACCATGGCGTCGTAGCCCTGTCCCAGCACCGGCTCGGCCGCCATGTAAATGAGGATCGTGCCAAAGAGCGCCAGCGCGATCCCGACGCTGCCGAGGATGAAATATTTCCAAGCGGCCTCGAGGGCGTGCGGCGTGCGGTACATGCCGACCATCAACACGGTTGTCAGGGTCGCGACTTCGACCGCGACCCACATGAGGCCGATGTTGCTGGCGAGCAGCGCCAGATTCATGGCGCACATCAACGACTGATACATCGCGTGATAGAAGCGGACGTTTCTCGTGGTCAGCCGGCCAGTTTCGATCTCATGGTCGATATAGCTCGCGCTATAGACGCTCGTGGTGAAGCCGATGAAGGTCGAGAGCACAATAAAGACGATGTTGAGGTCGTCGACGAAGAGATAGCCGCCACGTTCGGGTTCGACGACGAGAAGCACAAGCGCGAAGAGAAACGTCGCGCCGGAGGCGCAGAGGTTGATGATCGCCGAGCGTCGGTAGGCGGGTTCGAGCGCCACGGCGATGGCCGCGACGGCGGGAATGCCGACAAGCGCGTTCGAGACCAGGAAGAGATCGGAACTCATGAACGTCCTCCGCGCACGCGATCGAGTTCAGAAAGGTCGACGTTGTCGAATCGCTCGCGGATGCGAAACAGGAAGATGCCGATCACGATGAAGGCGATGAGAATGGAAAAGGCGACGCTGATCTCGACGACGAGCGGCATGCCGTTCGCCCCTGCCGCCGCCAGCACCAGACCATTTTCCAGCGACATGAAGCCGATAATCTGGCTCACGACGTTACGCCGCGTCACCATCATCAACAGCCCCAGCAGCACGATCGCCAGGGCGAATGCGATGTCCTCGCGCGACAGCGGATCGGCGGAGGCGGTCGCCGGCAGCATGACGACGAGCGACAGCGCCACAAGAAATATGCCGATGAGCATGGTTATGCCGACGCCGCCAACGACCTCCACGGTGCGGTGGATGCGCAAGCGCTTGATAATGCGGCGGAGGCTGAACGGAATGATCAGCGCCTTGAAGATCGCCGCGATCGCGGCCGTGAGATAGAGGTGATGTGCATCCTGGTAATAGGCCTGCCAGGCGACCGACAGCGACAGAATGACGGCGTGGAGCGTGTAGATATTGATCAGCCCCGACAGTCTGTCCTGATACAGCAGCATGAAGCTCGTCAGTAGGAGCGCGCCCGCCAGGACATGGGCGATGTCGATTGTCAGAAGCTCCATCAGAGGCTCCGTGTCACGAAAACGAGCAGCGTCGCGAGGAGGCCGAGCATCAGCCCCGCGCCGAGAAAGTCCGGCACGCGGAAGATGCGCATCTTGGCCGTGGATGTCTCAAATAGCGCGAGCGCGCCGCCGCCGATCGCCAGCTTCAGGACGTAAGCGCCAAGGCCGATCATCATCGCCTCCGCGCCCGCATCGTGCGACGCGAGTCCAACGGGGAAAAAGACGCAGGCGATGAGCGAGAGATAAAGGAGCAGTTTGAGCGCGGAGGCGAGTTCAATGAGCGCGAGATAGCGCCCGGAATACTCAAGAACCATCGCCTCATGCACCATCGTGAGCTCGAGATGCGTCGCCGGATTGTCGACGGGAATCCGTCCATTCTCCGCGATGGCGACGATGAGGAGCGCGACGAGCGCCATCCCGACCGAGGCGCGCAATTCCAGATTTCCGGCCATATAGGCCGCAATTTCAGAGAGCTGCGTCGTTCCGGCGACGAAGGAGACGGT
Above is a genomic segment from Methylocystis rosea containing:
- a CDS encoding NADH-quinone oxidoreductase subunit C: MNFASKQIEAQPSPPTCLPWPREIVDRAGWLAFAESLARGDRELLSLWGEPASVHMAVLEEREPRLRIITLECPEGSFPSVGRLHPPASRLERAIRDLYGLRAENAPDERPWLDHGRWGVRHPCNDPEKIDSASDSYMFLPAEGEPLHQIPVGPVHAGIIEPGHFRFSANGETVVRLEERFGFVHKGVDQLMAGASIERAARLAARISGDSTVAYGLAFSQAVEAAFDVNVPPRAIYLRALMAELERLANHFGDIGAICNDAAFALMHAQCGIVRERILRAAATCFGHRLMMDRIAPGGVVVDLERENVKALFTLIEWIELMTPRFIALFGDTTSLQDRTVGTGVVSEELAKQYACGGYVGRASGREFDARKAIGYAPYPQLTFEIGASKEGDVDARVWVRFDEIRASLKIVRQILDEMPQGPIIAAWALPEDWTREGAALVEGFRGDIFVWLRIRADGVVQRCHLRDPSWFQWPLLEAAIKDNIVADFPLCNKSFNCSYSGHDL
- a CDS encoding hydrogenase-4 component E encodes the protein MELLTIDIAHVLAGALLLTSFMLLYQDRLSGLINIYTLHAVILSLSVAWQAYYQDAHHLYLTAAIAAIFKALIIPFSLRRIIKRLRIHRTVEVVGGVGITMLIGIFLVALSLVVMLPATASADPLSREDIAFALAIVLLGLLMMVTRRNVVSQIIGFMSLENGLVLAAAGANGMPLVVEISVAFSILIAFIVIGIFLFRIRERFDNVDLSELDRVRGGRS
- a CDS encoding hydrogenase 4 subunit F, with amino-acid sequence MSSDLFLVSNALVGIPAVAAIAVALEPAYRRSAIINLCASGATFLFALVLLVVEPERGGYLFVDDLNIVFIVLSTFIGFTTSVYSASYIDHEIETGRLTTRNVRFYHAMYQSLMCAMNLALLASNIGLMWVAVEVATLTTVLMVGMYRTPHALEAAWKYFILGSVGIALALFGTILIYMAAEPVLGQGYDAMVWTTLMQQAPQFNPRMLNVAFVFLMLGYGTKVGLAPMHAWLPDAHAEGPTPISAVLSGLLLNVALYAVLRFKMLLTANAAAITPGPLMITLGLASLIMAAFMLYRRGDIKRLFAYSSIEHMGIIAFAFGMGGPLANFAGLLHMTMHSLTKSAIFFSVGHIAQVKGTQRIADIRGLTQSQPALGWSLVAGVVAIIGLPPLGIFMSEFLVVSSTFARQPLLAIPLVFGLLLAFGALLLRLTGMAFGEPSRDQGEVKASMWPVYAHLSLVLLAGIYLPSHVVTWFQNVARLLG
- a CDS encoding NADH-quinone oxidoreductase subunit B family protein, whose amino-acid sequence is MQKFLLQGLLRRALTEQAPIPNPTSIAELGYTLGRTARQKLGRSLSIREVDAGSCNGCELEIHALNNAYYDLERFGLRFVASPRHADVLLVTGPVTKNMREALERTYAATPDPKWVIAVGDCAFDGGVYCESYACVGAVANVVPVDLHIRGCPPDPTTLLKGLIAFVETMS
- a CDS encoding respiratory chain complex I subunit 1 family protein — encoded protein: MTLLFNLMAQSLQMLLVLALAPLLIGFVRKLKARLLRRRGPPIIQPWLDLIRLLRKEVVLAENASWLYRWAPYLIFAMIWVAASLVPTFATGLTFSWSADLIAIIALLGSARFFLALAGMDIGTSFGGIGSSREAMFGSLAEPAMMMIVFTVSFVAGTTQLSEIAAYMAGNLELRASVGMALVALLIVAIAENGRIPVDNPATHLELTMVHEAMVLEYSGRYLALIELASALKLLLYLSLIACVFFPVGLASHDAGAEAMMIGLGAYVLKLAIGGGALALFETSTAKMRIFRVPDFLGAGLMLGLLATLLVFVTRSL